The genomic interval TTGCAGGAGGATATTTTGCTGGTGGAGACCGGCTGCGCTGCCGTGGCCTCCGGCAAAGAAGGGCTTCTCAGTCCAAAAGCCAGCGAGCTGGCAGGTCCGGGACTGCGGCCGGTGCTGGAAAGCCTTGAGATGCCGCCGGTGCTGCACATGGGAGCCTGTGTCGACTGTTCCCGCATCCTCAAGCTGGCTGCGGCCCTGGCCAGAGAGATCGGAGTGGGAATCCATCAGCTGCCGCTGGCAGGGGCTGCTCCTGAATGGTATGCTCAGAAAGCTGTAGCCATAGGCAGCTATTTCGTCGCTTCGGGCGTGTATACCGTTCTCGGTCCTCCGCCCAAAATCTTCGGAAGCAGCGAGGTTGTCGATCTGCTCAGCAGCGGGCTGGAAGAAGCTGTTGGAGCTAATTTTGCCGTCGAGCCCGAACCGAAAGCGGCAGCAAAGCTTATAATCGACCATATAGAAAGTCAGCGGGAAGAGCTGGGAATATGACCGAAAAAATAGCCATTATCGGCGCCGGACCTGCCGGCCTTAGCGCCGCCAGAACGCTCAGGTCCCGGGGGTGCGGCGCCCGGATTCGAATGTTTTCAGCTGAAAAAGCCCCGCCCTATGCCCCCGCTTCTCTGGGCAGATATTTGATAGAGGATAGAGAGGATATCCTCTACTGGCAGGGCCGGGATATCTGCAAGCGGCTGGAAATAGACGAACACCGGGGAGAAAAGGTGGTTAAAGTCGAGTCCGAAGAAAAAGCTCTGACCACTGCGGCCGGCAGAGAGTATGCTTTCGATAAGCTTCTCATAGCCTCCGGGAGTTCCCTTAAGATCTCCGAGGTAATAGAGGGACATGATAAGGAAGGGCTTTTGAACTTCAAAGATCTCTCAGCCACCAGAAAAATAAAGAAGCTGGCAGCTTCCGGCCGCGGCACAGCAGTGATAATCGGGGGAGGATTTATCGGAGTCGAGATCGCCCTCTGCCTGGCCGAGATAGGCATAAAACCCTCTGTCCTCAACCGGCGGTCCTGGATTATGCCCAGGCTTTTGGACAGGGAAACCGCCGGCCGGGTGGTCGCGGATCTCGAAGAAAAAGGAGTAGATGTTCGATTGAATACCGAGGGCAAATATCTGCACGGAGAGGAGAGGGTCGAGGCTGTGGAAACCACCTCCGGAGATATCCTGAAAGCGGATATCTATATAGCAGCCACCGGCGTCTCCCCCAATACCGATTTCCTCCAAAATAGCGGTGTAGAATATGAAGATTGGGGGATTCCTGTCGATGGTAAGCTGCGCACGAATCATCCCCATATATTTGCCTGCGGCGAT from Halarsenatibacter silvermanii carries:
- a CDS encoding NAD(P)/FAD-dependent oxidoreductase; translation: MTEKIAIIGAGPAGLSAARTLRSRGCGARIRMFSAEKAPPYAPASLGRYLIEDREDILYWQGRDICKRLEIDEHRGEKVVKVESEEKALTTAAGREYAFDKLLIASGSSLKISEVIEGHDKEGLLNFKDLSATRKIKKLAASGRGTAVIIGGGFIGVEIALCLAEIGIKPSVLNRRSWIMPRLLDRETAGRVVADLEEKGVDVRLNTEGKYLHGEERVEAVETTSGDILKADIYIAATGVSPNTDFLQNSGVEYEDWGIPVDGKLRTNHPHIFACGDAALTRDFLSGELTSHGLHPVAVRHGRTAAVNIMGAEKEYERMFSMNSLKELSYKLIVVGELKGEIIRDESEEYLRKIYLKDDKINGFVLLGNIVNAGIYRSLLKNRREVSGYRNWLISPQFNPQDRIYRSI